A window from Deinococcus malanensis encodes these proteins:
- a CDS encoding S8 family peptidase, translating to MMKVAVGLTLALALAACGNTTPGATTSENAAETVVQSAAAAPGSLTEQAVGRAAPAPRNVIPGQYIVVLKEGVEPRGLAQAAGVTPKFVYSIVNGFAGSLNEGQLNALRNNPNVAYIEPDQVYNATVDQAMDGNGDPWGLDRINQRDLPLDRKYSYGYTGSGVRAYIIDTGLDAAHADFESRAQNVYDAFGGNGNDCNGHGTHVGGTVGGKTYGVAKQALLRGVKVLDCNGSGSTSGIIAAVDWVRTNHVKPAVANMSLGGGYSSTLNNAVVNLSNAGVFVAVAAGNENQDACNVSPASAGYNTSVTTVNASDKTDTRATFSNYGTCTDLYAPGVAIKAPWIGSGTTETNTISGTSMASPHVAGVSALVKHRYGDISSASVWSYISGAASTGKIKSNPSGTPNVLLYKYITAW from the coding sequence ATGATGAAAGTTGCTGTTGGCCTGACCCTTGCCCTTGCCCTCGCAGCCTGCGGAAACACCACCCCCGGTGCCACGACCAGTGAGAACGCTGCCGAAACTGTGGTCCAGAGTGCTGCCGCAGCGCCGGGCTCACTCACCGAACAGGCCGTGGGGCGCGCCGCACCTGCCCCCCGCAACGTCATCCCCGGCCAGTACATCGTGGTGCTCAAGGAAGGTGTCGAACCCCGCGGGCTTGCCCAGGCTGCTGGCGTGACCCCCAAGTTCGTCTACAGCATCGTTAACGGCTTCGCGGGCAGCCTGAACGAGGGACAGCTCAATGCCCTCAGGAACAACCCGAATGTCGCCTACATCGAGCCTGACCAGGTGTACAACGCCACCGTGGATCAGGCTATGGACGGCAATGGCGACCCCTGGGGCCTGGACCGCATCAACCAGCGTGACCTGCCGTTGGACCGCAAGTACAGCTATGGCTACACTGGCAGCGGTGTGCGCGCCTACATCATCGACACCGGCCTCGACGCTGCCCATGCGGACTTCGAGAGCCGCGCGCAGAACGTGTACGACGCTTTTGGTGGCAACGGCAACGACTGCAACGGCCACGGCACGCACGTGGGTGGCACGGTCGGCGGCAAGACGTACGGTGTAGCCAAGCAGGCCCTGCTGCGTGGCGTGAAGGTGCTGGATTGCAACGGGTCGGGCAGCACCTCGGGCATCATCGCCGCCGTGGACTGGGTGCGGACCAACCATGTCAAACCCGCCGTGGCCAACATGAGCCTGGGCGGAGGTTACTCCAGCACCCTCAACAATGCCGTGGTCAACCTGTCCAACGCCGGGGTGTTCGTGGCGGTCGCAGCTGGCAACGAGAACCAGGACGCCTGCAACGTGTCCCCCGCCAGCGCCGGATACAACACGTCTGTGACCACCGTGAACGCCTCGGATAAGACCGATACCCGCGCGACCTTCTCCAACTACGGCACCTGCACTGACCTGTATGCACCGGGCGTCGCCATCAAGGCTCCCTGGATCGGCAGCGGCACGACCGAGACCAACACCATCAGTGGAACCAGCATGGCCTCGCCGCACGTGGCTGGCGTGAGCGCGCTGGTCAAGCACCGCTACGGTGACATCTCCTCCGCCTCGGTCTGGAGCTACATCTCGGGCGCAGCCAGCACCGGCAAGATCAAGAGCAACCCCTCCGGCACGCCCAACGTGCTGCTGTACAAGTACATCACCGCCTGGTAA
- a CDS encoding S8 family peptidase yields the protein MAQIARPALLLPGLLLTALLAACGQDAPTSASSALSSQVVSASPAAVAGEVLVQFTRAAGSQGLRDVERQGLRVAEQVAVTDGAPLYRMQITNGQAVDAIVRALSRNPNVRFAEPNWIYMHAATSNDPYYTDGTLWGMYGDATSPANGFGSQAGEAWAANHTGSKNVYIGVIDEGIQFTHPDLAANIWLNPFDAADGVDNDGNGYVDDTRGWDFANGNNTIYDGNKREGTDEHGTHVAGTIGGVGGNGVGVAGVNWNVTMISGKFLGSRGGSLADAIKAVDYFTDLKTRHKLNIVATSNSWGGGGFSQGLLDAINRGGDAGILFIAAAGNGGSDGVGDNNDTTANYPSNYECTNAGTRGWDCVIAVAAIDKTGALARFSNYGAKTVDIGAPGVAVMSTLPTNTYGSYNGTSMATPHVSGGAALYASTNTTATAQQIKEAIMSSAAATASLNLKTVTNGRLNVSTF from the coding sequence ATGGCACAGATTGCCCGTCCTGCTCTATTGCTTCCTGGACTCCTCCTGACCGCATTGCTTGCAGCCTGCGGACAGGATGCCCCGACCAGTGCCAGTTCCGCACTGTCTTCGCAGGTTGTTTCAGCGTCGCCTGCCGCGGTGGCCGGGGAAGTCCTGGTGCAATTCACCCGTGCGGCGGGCAGTCAGGGTCTGCGTGACGTCGAGCGCCAGGGTCTGCGCGTGGCCGAGCAGGTGGCCGTGACTGATGGAGCCCCGCTTTACCGCATGCAGATCACCAACGGGCAGGCTGTGGACGCCATTGTGCGCGCACTGAGCCGCAACCCCAACGTGCGCTTTGCGGAGCCGAACTGGATCTACATGCACGCAGCGACCAGCAACGACCCGTACTACACCGACGGCACCCTGTGGGGCATGTACGGCGACGCGACCAGCCCCGCCAACGGGTTCGGCAGCCAAGCGGGCGAGGCCTGGGCTGCCAACCACACCGGCAGCAAGAACGTCTACATCGGCGTGATCGACGAGGGCATTCAGTTTACCCATCCTGATCTGGCTGCCAACATCTGGCTTAACCCCTTTGACGCTGCAGACGGGGTGGACAATGACGGCAACGGCTACGTGGACGACACGCGTGGCTGGGACTTTGCCAACGGCAACAACACCATCTATGACGGTAACAAGCGCGAAGGCACCGACGAGCACGGCACCCACGTGGCCGGCACCATCGGTGGGGTCGGTGGAAACGGTGTCGGCGTCGCGGGTGTCAACTGGAACGTCACCATGATCAGCGGCAAGTTCCTCGGCTCGCGGGGCGGTTCGCTGGCCGACGCCATCAAGGCGGTGGACTACTTCACTGACCTGAAAACGCGGCATAAGTTAAACATCGTGGCGACCAGCAACTCCTGGGGCGGGGGTGGCTTCTCGCAGGGCCTGCTCGACGCCATCAACCGTGGTGGTGACGCCGGCATCCTGTTCATCGCCGCAGCGGGCAACGGCGGCAGCGACGGTGTGGGCGACAACAACGACACCACCGCCAACTACCCCAGCAACTACGAGTGCACCAACGCCGGCACGCGCGGCTGGGACTGCGTGATCGCGGTCGCCGCCATCGACAAGACCGGCGCCCTGGCACGCTTCTCCAACTACGGCGCCAAGACCGTGGATATCGGTGCGCCCGGTGTCGCCGTAATGTCGACCCTGCCCACCAACACCTATGGTTCGTACAACGGCACCAGCATGGCCACGCCGCACGTCTCGGGCGGCGCAGCCCTGTACGCCAGCACGAACACCACTGCCACGGCCCAGCAGATCAAGGAGGCCATCATGAGCAGCGCTGCTGCCACCGCCAGCCTGAACCTCAAGACCGTCACGAACGGCCGCCTGAACGTCAGCACCTTCTAA
- a CDS encoding SDR family oxidoreductase → MDAVLVTGGSGQLGRRVIGELLEQGRAVQAISRRPGPQAAGLTWVTGDLNSAATLQRGLDGVSRVVHLATQPLRPGKDLQMTSALLGAVQDRHIEHFVYMSISGLERMQGAPYYREKLEIERRLRTSGLRLTIQRSTQFHKFVADLLGKLTLGPVTLVPTGVTLQPVEVSAVARCLAQVVQGAPAGQRRDLSGPAPEAIELLARQWHRHRARTGRVASAPIPLPLFRAWQHSAAVPEEAEPVGRPWIRWLQETA, encoded by the coding sequence ATGGACGCTGTGCTGGTAACGGGGGGATCGGGGCAGTTGGGGCGTCGGGTCATCGGCGAACTGCTGGAGCAGGGCAGAGCGGTCCAGGCCATCAGCCGGCGCCCTGGGCCGCAGGCGGCGGGACTGACCTGGGTCACGGGCGACCTCAACAGTGCAGCGACCCTGCAGCGGGGACTGGACGGGGTCAGCCGGGTCGTGCACCTCGCGACCCAGCCGCTCAGGCCGGGCAAGGATCTGCAGATGACCAGTGCCCTGCTCGGTGCAGTGCAGGACCGCCACATAGAGCATTTCGTCTATATGAGTATCAGTGGTCTCGAACGCATGCAGGGGGCACCCTACTACCGCGAGAAGCTGGAGATTGAGCGCCGGCTCAGGACGAGCGGCCTGCGCCTGACTATCCAGCGGTCCACCCAGTTTCACAAGTTTGTCGCGGACCTCCTGGGAAAACTCACCCTGGGCCCTGTCACGCTGGTGCCAACAGGCGTCACGTTGCAGCCGGTAGAAGTCAGTGCTGTGGCCCGGTGTCTGGCACAGGTGGTGCAGGGTGCGCCAGCGGGGCAGCGGCGCGACCTGAGCGGCCCTGCACCAGAGGCCATCGAACTTCTGGCCCGGCAGTGGCACCGGCACCGGGCACGTACAGGACGGGTGGCCAGTGCTCCGATTCCACTGCCTCTTTTTCGTGCCTGGCAACACTCGGCAGCGGTACCTGAGGAGGCTGAGCCCGTGGGCCGCCCCTGGATCCGCTGGTTACAGGAAACGGCCTAA
- the cutA gene encoding divalent-cation tolerance protein CutA, producing the protein MSLVVLVTVPPERAHELARILVSERLAGCVNIVGGVQSIYRWHGDVAEDPESLLLIKTTGDVYPDLEQRIKELHSYEVPEIVALPFDRASSEFQAWLRESLAPERA; encoded by the coding sequence ATGTCACTTGTGGTTCTGGTTACCGTGCCTCCTGAACGCGCCCACGAACTCGCGCGGATCCTCGTGTCGGAGCGGCTGGCTGGCTGCGTGAATATCGTGGGCGGGGTGCAGAGCATCTACCGCTGGCATGGCGACGTCGCCGAGGACCCGGAGAGCCTGTTGCTGATCAAGACCACCGGCGACGTCTATCCGGATCTTGAACAGCGCATCAAGGAACTGCATTCCTATGAGGTTCCGGAGATTGTCGCGCTTCCGTTTGACCGGGCCAGCAGTGAATTTCAGGCCTGGCTGCGCGAAAGTCTGGCACCTGAGCGGGCCTGA
- a CDS encoding LapA family protein yields the protein MRTAVLIVIVVLLGLFAVLNTNALMFPHTLSLGFVTYSGVPMGLILLILAVALALLFYFWAGLSSLRAQADSAKLLRDMEALRHSLDAQESSRFAQLQTHLDSRMDALGDGRGQHDMTDVNARIDALQRDVTLQLAQLDDYLKRRLG from the coding sequence ATGCGGACCGCCGTCCTGATCGTGATTGTCGTGCTGCTGGGGCTTTTTGCGGTTTTGAACACCAATGCGCTGATGTTCCCCCATACCCTGAGCCTGGGGTTCGTGACCTACAGCGGGGTGCCAATGGGACTGATTCTGCTGATCCTGGCCGTCGCCCTGGCGCTGCTGTTCTATTTCTGGGCAGGATTGTCCAGCCTGCGCGCCCAGGCAGACAGTGCCAAACTGCTGCGTGACATGGAAGCCCTACGTCACAGCCTGGATGCGCAGGAAAGCAGCCGCTTCGCGCAGTTGCAGACGCACCTCGACAGCCGTATGGACGCGCTCGGAGACGGACGGGGACAGCACGACATGACCGACGTCAATGCCCGTATCGACGCCCTGCAGCGTGACGTAACGCTGCAACTCGCGCAGCTCGACGATTACCTCAAGCGTCGGCTGGGCTGA
- the accD gene encoding acetyl-CoA carboxylase, carboxyltransferase subunit beta → MALDRFFRRRRPQQQSGADLPDLWTKCPRCKEGLYNRELEQNAHVCPRCGHHLRLDAQKRVEVLLDEGSFVQLSGAVHPTDQLGFVDTEAYTDRLKRAQRKAGRPDAILTGTGRIEGLSVTLAVMDFAFSGGSMGSVVGEEIARAAEHAASHDLPLIIVTASGGARMQESALSLMQMAKTTVALERLTEKGLPYVSVLTDPTTGGVTASFATVADVIVAEPDALIGFAGPRVIQQTIRQHLPEGFQRAEFLLTHGMVDDVVDRREHREYLARLLRVLLRCPAQAPTLELPAGEVGV, encoded by the coding sequence ATGGCCCTAGATCGTTTTTTCCGGCGGCGCCGGCCACAGCAGCAGAGCGGCGCGGACCTGCCCGATTTGTGGACGAAATGCCCCAGGTGCAAGGAGGGGCTTTACAACCGTGAACTGGAACAGAATGCCCATGTCTGTCCCAGATGTGGACACCACTTGCGCCTGGACGCACAGAAACGCGTAGAAGTCCTGCTGGACGAGGGCAGCTTCGTCCAGCTTTCAGGCGCAGTACACCCCACCGACCAGCTGGGCTTCGTGGATACCGAGGCCTACACCGACCGTCTGAAGCGTGCGCAGCGCAAGGCCGGCCGGCCCGACGCGATCCTGACCGGGACCGGCCGGATCGAGGGGCTGAGTGTCACGCTGGCTGTGATGGACTTTGCCTTCAGTGGCGGCAGCATGGGCAGCGTGGTGGGCGAGGAGATCGCCCGCGCCGCCGAACATGCCGCTTCACATGATCTGCCACTGATCATCGTGACGGCCAGTGGGGGGGCGCGCATGCAGGAAAGTGCCCTGTCCCTGATGCAGATGGCCAAGACCACCGTGGCGCTCGAACGCCTGACCGAAAAGGGCCTGCCCTACGTGAGTGTCCTGACCGACCCCACCACCGGGGGCGTGACCGCCAGCTTCGCCACCGTAGCCGATGTCATTGTGGCCGAGCCCGACGCCCTGATCGGCTTTGCCGGCCCGCGCGTGATTCAGCAGACCATCCGTCAGCACCTGCCCGAGGGCTTTCAGCGCGCCGAGTTCCTGCTGACGCACGGCATGGTGGACGACGTGGTGGACCGCCGCGAGCACCGGGAGTATCTGGCCCGGCTGCTGCGCGTGCTGCTGCGTTGCCCGGCCCAAGCGCCTACGCTGGAGCTGCCTGCGGGGGAGGTAGGCGTATGA
- a CDS encoding acetyl-CoA carboxylase carboxyltransferase subunit alpha, which yields MTTDTLRELEARVRDLEDTAHRTGQNLDAALSPLRGEVQRLREQKQQDMSRWERVQLARAPGRPTALDYVDRLCTEFTELHGDRRYGDDPALIGGPARWQGVPVMLLLQQKGRDTKSKIKRRFGSANPEGYRKAVRLMDMADKFGLPVVSLVDTQGAYPGLEAEERGQGWAIAESIRRMLNLRVPAISVVIGEGGSGGALAVGVGNRVLIQENAWYSVISPEGAASIIWKDAAKAPLAAEALKLTAPDLLEMRIVEEVIAEPAGGAHLDADAAAARVGEAVSRHLRELSSLDPTALVHQRHERFRALGAFTEV from the coding sequence ATGACCACCGATACCCTGCGTGAACTTGAAGCCCGCGTGCGCGACCTGGAAGACACTGCCCACCGCACCGGCCAGAATCTCGACGCGGCCCTGAGCCCCCTGCGCGGCGAGGTGCAGCGCCTGCGCGAGCAGAAACAGCAGGACATGAGTCGCTGGGAACGGGTGCAGCTCGCACGCGCCCCAGGCCGCCCCACCGCCCTGGATTACGTGGACCGGCTGTGCACCGAATTCACCGAACTGCACGGCGACCGCCGCTATGGCGACGACCCCGCCCTGATCGGTGGCCCGGCACGCTGGCAGGGGGTGCCGGTCATGCTGCTGCTGCAGCAGAAGGGCCGGGACACCAAAAGCAAGATCAAGCGCCGTTTTGGCAGCGCCAACCCCGAGGGCTACCGCAAGGCCGTGCGCCTGATGGACATGGCGGACAAATTCGGGCTTCCGGTGGTCTCACTGGTAGACACCCAGGGCGCCTACCCGGGCCTGGAGGCCGAGGAACGTGGACAGGGCTGGGCCATTGCCGAAAGCATTCGCCGCATGTTGAACCTGCGGGTGCCGGCCATCAGTGTGGTCATCGGTGAGGGGGGTTCCGGCGGTGCGCTGGCGGTCGGGGTGGGCAACCGCGTGCTGATCCAGGAAAATGCCTGGTACAGCGTAATCTCCCCCGAAGGTGCGGCCAGCATCATCTGGAAGGACGCTGCCAAGGCCCCGCTGGCTGCCGAGGCCCTCAAGCTGACGGCGCCGGACCTGCTGGAGATGCGCATCGTGGAGGAAGTGATTGCCGAACCTGCCGGAGGCGCCCATCTGGACGCCGACGCTGCGGCTGCGCGGGTGGGCGAGGCGGTCAGCCGGCACCTGCGGGAACTGTCCAGCCTGGACCCCACCGCGCTGGTGCACCAACGGCACGAACGGTTCCGGGCCCTGGGTGCCTTCACTGAGGTGTGA
- a CDS encoding low molecular weight protein-tyrosine-phosphatase, which produces MNPCLQRPLRVLALCLGNICRSPLAEALLRRELQAAGVPAVVDSAGTAPWHAGRPADPCSREVARRHGLDLGGRARQLDLADFYEQDMILAMDAMNLSDARRLSPPNAEARIRLMRDFDPEVPGADVPDPYTTGPEGFETVYRMLERSARTFAARAGEGHLWETGENGRVD; this is translated from the coding sequence GTGAACCCCTGTCTCCAGCGGCCACTGCGGGTCCTGGCACTGTGCCTGGGCAACATCTGCCGCAGCCCGCTGGCCGAGGCTTTGCTGCGCCGTGAGCTGCAGGCGGCAGGTGTGCCGGCCGTAGTGGACAGCGCCGGCACGGCACCGTGGCATGCTGGGCGCCCGGCCGACCCCTGCAGCCGTGAAGTGGCCCGCCGCCACGGCCTGGATCTGGGCGGCCGGGCGCGGCAGCTGGACCTCGCCGACTTCTACGAGCAGGACATGATCCTGGCTATGGACGCCATGAATCTCAGCGACGCCCGGCGCCTGAGCCCACCGAACGCGGAAGCCCGGATTCGTCTGATGCGTGACTTCGACCCTGAAGTGCCCGGCGCCGACGTGCCGGACCCCTACACCACTGGTCCGGAAGGCTTTGAGACGGTTTACCGCATGCTGGAACGCAGTGCCCGCACTTTTGCCGCGCGGGCCGGTGAAGGGCACCTGTGGGAAACAGGTGAGAACGGCAGGGTAGACTGA
- a CDS encoding Jag family protein yields MDNRTNLDDYLAGLGISDADESAPPPPAPDAAPAMAPTLGAALEDPRVVLERFLRGVVARIDPELSVTVTQGEDALEAEITGEQAARLAGRDGRTLGALEVLAYTVLAKLEGRSEQRVRVDIGGYRKRQADTLSKLAERLAVQVAKSGEPHELQPMPAAERRILHITLKEHPDVMTESVGEGASRRLIIKPRHG; encoded by the coding sequence ATGGACAACCGCACGAACCTCGACGACTACCTCGCGGGACTGGGCATCAGCGACGCGGACGAGAGCGCACCGCCGCCACCCGCGCCGGACGCCGCGCCCGCCATGGCGCCCACCCTGGGTGCCGCGCTTGAGGATCCCCGTGTGGTTCTGGAACGCTTTCTGCGCGGTGTGGTTGCCCGGATTGACCCCGAACTCAGCGTGACGGTCACCCAGGGTGAAGACGCCCTGGAAGCCGAGATCACCGGTGAGCAGGCTGCGCGCCTTGCCGGACGTGACGGGCGGACCCTGGGTGCCCTGGAGGTGCTGGCCTACACGGTGCTGGCCAAGCTGGAAGGCCGCAGCGAACAGCGCGTGCGGGTGGACATCGGTGGCTACCGCAAGCGGCAGGCCGACACACTGTCCAAGCTGGCCGAGAGGCTGGCAGTGCAGGTCGCCAAAAGTGGTGAGCCCCACGAACTGCAGCCCATGCCAGCCGCCGAGCGGCGCATCCTGCACATTACCCTTAAGGAGCATCCTGACGTGATGACCGAGTCGGTAGGCGAAGGGGCTTCCCGGCGGCTGATCATCAAACCCCGGCACGGCTAG
- the prmC gene encoding peptide chain release factor N(5)-glutamine methyltransferase — MATVREWFQAATQQLAEAGVSSPAVDARALVEHTLGLSPTDLLLRGTGEVSSEDAARLATVLERRAARVPLQHLLGEVEWGGMRLRSDARALVPRPETEWLLHLIVQELCAVSSPRVLDVGTGSGALALGLKAARPDAHVWATDISPEALTLAQENAASCALDVTLVQGSLLAGLAGPFDLIVSNPPYLPEDDRLEADPEVQHDPPLALYAGADGLELARPLAVQAAVALAPGAPLWLELDPRNASVFAAELHSGGWNTTVHADLTGRERFVRASPGHERMPGV, encoded by the coding sequence ATGGCGACGGTGCGTGAATGGTTCCAGGCGGCAACGCAGCAGCTGGCAGAAGCGGGCGTGTCCTCTCCTGCCGTGGACGCCCGGGCGCTCGTGGAGCATACCCTGGGCCTCTCCCCCACCGACCTGTTGCTGCGCGGTACCGGGGAGGTTTCCTCGGAGGACGCGGCCCGGCTGGCAACAGTGCTGGAGCGGCGTGCGGCCCGCGTCCCGCTGCAACACCTGCTGGGTGAGGTGGAGTGGGGCGGGATGCGGCTGCGCAGCGACGCGCGGGCCCTGGTTCCCCGCCCCGAGACCGAGTGGCTGCTTCACCTGATCGTGCAGGAGCTCTGCGCCGTGTCCTCTCCCCGCGTGCTCGATGTGGGTACCGGAAGCGGCGCCCTGGCCCTGGGGCTCAAAGCCGCCCGCCCCGACGCCCATGTCTGGGCCACCGACATCAGTCCTGAGGCGTTGACGCTGGCCCAGGAGAATGCAGCCAGCTGCGCCCTGGACGTGACCCTTGTACAGGGCAGCCTGCTGGCCGGTCTGGCCGGACCGTTTGACCTGATTGTCAGCAACCCGCCATACCTGCCGGAGGACGACCGCCTTGAGGCCGACCCGGAGGTGCAGCACGACCCCCCTCTGGCCCTGTATGCCGGCGCGGATGGGCTGGAGCTGGCCCGGCCGCTGGCGGTCCAGGCGGCTGTGGCCCTAGCACCGGGCGCGCCGCTGTGGTTGGAACTCGACCCCCGCAATGCCAGCGTTTTTGCCGCCGAACTGCATTCCGGTGGCTGGAACACCACCGTTCATGCTGACCTGACCGGGCGGGAGCGGTTTGTCCGGGCCTCACCCGGCCATGAGAGAATGCCGGGCGTATGA
- a CDS encoding VC0807 family protein: MTEPAARPAPKKARTKIPKTIWDLVFTLLIPILILTPNVLGEGIGVASLLGGGQTGNIRAYLLAALIPVAYVLWDILKNKNVSPVALFGGAGAIVSGALAFWYVDGFWYAIKDSARMYLTGILFLISAATSVPLFRIFLDATTITESPEDRAATQQALRDPGVHRGLVLGTVVFAVVDLIGGVINSVVNYQRVVARFGSDAFNAQVAEVNAIMRVPGMIVSFLGVFAAIWFVQRAVKARYGADASIFEPAKLAQKQRGETPTLKS, from the coding sequence ATGACCGAACCGGCCGCCCGCCCTGCTCCCAAGAAAGCCCGCACTAAGATTCCGAAGACCATATGGGATCTGGTCTTCACGCTGCTGATTCCCATTCTGATCCTGACCCCCAACGTGCTCGGAGAGGGCATCGGGGTGGCCAGCCTGCTGGGCGGCGGGCAGACCGGCAACATCCGCGCCTACCTGCTGGCCGCGCTGATTCCGGTGGCTTACGTGCTGTGGGACATCCTGAAAAATAAGAATGTCAGTCCGGTGGCGCTGTTCGGTGGGGCTGGCGCCATCGTCTCCGGCGCGCTGGCGTTCTGGTACGTGGACGGCTTCTGGTACGCCATCAAGGACAGTGCCCGCATGTACCTCACGGGAATCCTGTTTCTGATCAGCGCCGCGACCAGCGTGCCGCTGTTCCGGATCTTCCTGGACGCCACGACCATCACGGAAAGCCCCGAAGACCGCGCCGCCACCCAGCAGGCCCTGCGCGACCCCGGCGTGCACCGCGGGCTGGTACTGGGAACTGTGGTCTTCGCGGTGGTAGACCTGATCGGCGGAGTCATCAACAGCGTCGTGAACTATCAGCGTGTGGTGGCCCGCTTCGGCAGCGACGCTTTCAACGCCCAGGTGGCGGAAGTCAACGCCATCATGCGTGTGCCAGGAATGATCGTCAGTTTCCTGGGGGTCTTCGCGGCGATCTGGTTTGTGCAGCGGGCCGTGAAAGCGCGCTACGGTGCGGACGCCAGCATTTTTGAGCCGGCCAAGCTGGCCCAGAAGCAGCGGGGGGAGACTCCGACCCTCAAATCCTGA
- a CDS encoding metallophosphoesterase family protein produces MIRLAILADLHANLAATLAVHADLQRRGVTEIWVLGDLVGKGPRPREVVEWTQAHATRVIQGNWDARVAGATHRPQDLWPRSKLTAAQLTYLEELPYGIEEQFGGAWWRFVHASSHGLFHRLYPHSSLAEQLDAFRPNPQYALREHADALVYADVHEALMLDVEGRPLINCGSVGNPLDSTLPCYLLLEFQPDNPSHSATFVRLTYDRDSEISAAEASGMPFTREYIAELLTGAYQKRRARTGESPEPA; encoded by the coding sequence ATGATTCGCCTCGCCATTCTCGCGGACCTGCACGCCAACCTGGCGGCAACGCTCGCGGTTCATGCCGACTTGCAGCGGCGCGGGGTCACGGAAATCTGGGTATTGGGCGATCTGGTGGGCAAGGGACCTCGGCCCAGGGAAGTCGTGGAATGGACGCAGGCGCATGCCACGCGCGTCATCCAGGGCAACTGGGACGCCCGGGTCGCCGGGGCCACACACCGCCCACAGGACCTGTGGCCCCGCAGCAAACTTACTGCCGCGCAGCTGACCTACCTTGAGGAGCTCCCGTACGGCATCGAGGAACAGTTCGGAGGCGCGTGGTGGCGCTTTGTGCATGCCAGCAGTCACGGCCTCTTTCACCGCCTTTACCCGCACAGCAGTCTGGCCGAGCAGCTCGACGCCTTCCGGCCCAATCCGCAGTATGCGCTGCGCGAGCATGCCGACGCCCTGGTTTACGCCGACGTGCACGAGGCCCTGATGCTCGACGTGGAAGGCCGTCCGCTGATCAACTGCGGCAGCGTGGGCAATCCGCTGGACAGCACGCTTCCCTGTTACCTGCTGCTGGAATTTCAGCCGGACAACCCTTCGCACAGCGCGACGTTCGTGCGCCTGACCTATGACCGCGACTCGGAGATCTCGGCGGCCGAGGCGAGCGGCATGCCCTTTACCCGCGAGTACATCGCCGAGCTGCTGACCGGCGCCTACCAGAAACGCCGCGCCCGCACCGGAGAAAGCCCGGAACCTGCCTGA
- a CDS encoding flavin reductase family protein → MTTPDVGIPPFEFRQTLGRFASGVTVITARDGHERRGMTASAFVSVSLTPPLILVSVDDRAQMHALLSEDRVTHFGVNILSATQAHLSDHFAGRPGAEEQVSWFEHEGLPLIGGAIAQLVCRKHQVIAAGDHTLYLGFVEYSRYTDDDPLVYFRGQYHELG, encoded by the coding sequence ATGACCACGCCAGATGTCGGCATTCCTCCGTTCGAATTCAGGCAGACGCTGGGACGTTTTGCCAGCGGCGTGACGGTGATCACGGCCAGAGACGGCCACGAAAGGCGCGGCATGACCGCCAGTGCATTTGTCTCGGTCAGCCTGACGCCGCCGCTCATTCTGGTCAGTGTAGATGACCGAGCCCAGATGCACGCCCTGCTGTCCGAAGACCGGGTCACGCACTTCGGGGTCAATATCCTGAGCGCCACCCAGGCGCACCTCAGCGATCACTTTGCCGGCCGCCCGGGAGCCGAGGAGCAGGTTTCCTGGTTCGAGCACGAGGGTCTGCCGCTGATCGGCGGCGCGATTGCGCAGCTCGTGTGCCGCAAGCATCAGGTCATTGCGGCCGGTGACCACACGCTGTACCTGGGCTTCGTCGAATACAGCCGCTACACCGACGATGACCCCTTGGTGTATTTCCGCGGCCAGTACCACGAGCTGGGCTGA